A portion of the Bacteroides faecium genome contains these proteins:
- a CDS encoding DUF5106 domain-containing protein produces the protein MVRNFRYGIRIMFVVLLIYVINSIVCACSSAPAGNLKGASGAEGRHTSMQEKKWSFTPPEIPVALVTIEAKTEYLIKHFWENYDFADTVAISEPEYAEQTLVNYLSMLSEAADEVTAGNCLRQLAEDMRKDSVVYAWFDEKLDHYLYDPNSPMRNDEHYIAVLQGMLDSGKYQPMEKIRPEYRMRMLLKNRKGSRAENFSYTLKGGKKGNLYDIKSDFTLLLLYDPECENCRHAIDGMVNSSVIRDLTTVTDVVVRVPMKILTVCVEHDKDSWQRHLSMLPVHWLNGFDEQQRIRDKELYDLRSFPSLYLLDSDKRVLLKDVNVQDVIDYFTKQSKMINNDEL, from the coding sequence ATGGTAAGAAATTTTAGGTATGGAATCAGGATAATGTTTGTAGTTTTGTTGATATACGTAATTAATTCAATTGTCTGTGCATGTTCTTCCGCTCCGGCGGGAAACCTGAAAGGGGCTTCCGGGGCGGAGGGCAGGCATACTTCGATGCAGGAGAAAAAGTGGAGTTTTACTCCTCCGGAGATTCCGGTGGCATTGGTGACAATAGAGGCAAAGACAGAGTATCTGATAAAACATTTCTGGGAGAATTATGATTTTGCCGATACGGTGGCTATCAGTGAGCCTGAATATGCCGAGCAGACATTGGTGAATTATTTGTCCATGTTGTCGGAAGCAGCCGATGAAGTGACTGCCGGGAATTGTCTCCGGCAACTGGCGGAGGATATGCGAAAGGACAGTGTGGTATATGCGTGGTTTGATGAAAAGCTGGATCATTATCTCTATGACCCGAATTCACCGATGCGTAATGACGAACATTATATAGCTGTTTTGCAAGGTATGCTGGACTCCGGAAAATATCAGCCGATGGAGAAGATACGACCGGAATACCGGATGCGAATGTTGTTGAAGAACCGGAAAGGTAGCCGGGCTGAAAATTTTTCATATACACTGAAGGGAGGAAAGAAAGGCAACCTCTATGATATAAAGTCGGACTTTACCTTATTGTTGCTTTACGACCCGGAGTGTGAAAACTGCCGGCATGCGATTGACGGGATGGTCAACTCTTCCGTTATCCGGGATTTGACAACGGTTACGGATGTGGTGGTCAGAGTTCCTATGAAAATCCTGACGGTTTGCGTGGAACATGACAAGGATAGCTGGCAACGCCACCTTTCCATGCTCCCGGTACATTGGCTGAACGGCTTTGACGAACAGCAGAGGATAAGGGATAAGGAATTGTATGATTTGCGGTCGTTTCCTTCTTTGTATTTGTTGGACAGCGACAAGCGTGTGCTCTTGAAGGATGTAAATGTGCAGGATGTGATAGATTATTTTACGAAGCAATCTAAAATGATAAATAATGATGAATTATAA
- a CDS encoding zinc-dependent metalloprotease family protein has protein sequence MRLNVKNFIFLAGVLLLFSCREDVEMPEGGDSTTTQETRELNLQSFSYTDVQELLKGGTEIRNLQLTDGEIVKKIAVLKKVEGVEVAGLDANDAVFYVGADEDSTSIILENSYASIKFKHNGSELGYVAVTDQSELERSVENYNETFPQTRSVSNLFTRSAAGGPLKIDITALSHTLLSEGESSECAPVAVEQSEETEAPVQTRSAYYTQWPRYNRITIHVLRDAGNRPIEWELTWQLNDLITSLKDIRPDLDIRIWRSSTSYSSSNGWNGRESLSAFRNYCRSSGFPLKESAGHDIICLVRWGSYGSLAGCAYTNTYKLSRYDNASAYGVCATTPIFARTVAHEVGHILGANHVAGTPWWKFWLNDDVMAPNSGKLAPYHWNSQNRNIIWNNLH, from the coding sequence ATGAGACTTAATGTTAAAAACTTTATTTTTTTGGCAGGAGTGCTGTTATTATTCTCTTGCCGTGAGGATGTAGAAATGCCGGAAGGAGGAGATTCTACCACTACGCAGGAAACAAGAGAGCTAAATCTGCAAAGCTTTTCTTATACTGATGTGCAGGAACTGCTGAAAGGCGGAACTGAAATCCGTAATTTGCAATTGACGGATGGAGAAATAGTGAAAAAAATAGCTGTCCTGAAAAAAGTGGAAGGGGTGGAAGTTGCAGGACTTGATGCGAACGACGCTGTTTTTTATGTAGGTGCGGATGAAGATTCGACGAGTATTATTTTGGAAAATTCGTATGCGAGTATTAAATTCAAACATAATGGCTCGGAATTGGGCTATGTGGCGGTGACAGATCAGTCGGAATTGGAACGTTCGGTGGAGAACTATAATGAAACGTTCCCTCAAACTCGCTCTGTTTCAAATCTCTTCACACGTTCGGCTGCCGGTGGCCCGTTGAAAATTGATATAACTGCCTTATCACATACATTGCTTTCCGAAGGTGAGTCGTCGGAATGTGCTCCTGTCGCAGTGGAGCAGTCGGAAGAAACGGAAGCCCCTGTGCAGACCCGCAGCGCATATTACACGCAGTGGCCGAGATACAACAGGATCACTATTCATGTGCTAAGGGATGCGGGAAACAGGCCGATTGAATGGGAACTTACCTGGCAACTGAATGATTTGATTACTTCCTTAAAAGATATTCGTCCGGATCTTGATATCAGAATATGGCGTTCCAGTACCTCATACTCCAGTAGTAACGGTTGGAATGGTCGTGAAAGTCTTTCTGCTTTCAGAAATTATTGCCGTTCGTCCGGCTTTCCATTAAAAGAGTCGGCAGGACATGATATAATTTGTCTTGTACGTTGGGGAAGTTACGGCAGTCTGGCAGGATGTGCTTATACGAATACCTACAAGCTTTCAAGGTATGATAATGCTTCGGCATATGGTGTATGCGCCACGACTCCGATCTTTGCCAGGACTGTGGCACATGAGGTAGGGCATATTTTAGGAGCGAATCATGTGGCTGGTACTCCTTGGTGGAAATTTTGGCTAAATGACGATGTGATGGCTCCTAATTCCGGAAAGTTGGCCCCTTATCACTGGAATAGTCAGAATCGTAATATAATATGGAATAATTTGCATTAA
- a CDS encoding uracil-DNA glycosylase family protein, which translates to MEIEKHPLAPFLPAKAQLLMLGSFPPQKKRWSMDFYYPNLNNDMWRIFGVLFFNDKEHFLNSTRKAFVRERIIDFLNEKGIALFDTASSIRRLQDNASDKFLEVVEATDVAALLRQLPECKAIVTTGQKATDTLRQQFDVEEPRVGDYAEFVFEGRAMRLYRMPSSSRAYPLALDKKAAAYRIMYQDLQILE; encoded by the coding sequence ATGGAAATCGAAAAACATCCGTTAGCACCGTTTCTCCCCGCGAAAGCACAACTACTCATGCTGGGGAGTTTTCCACCACAGAAGAAACGCTGGTCGATGGACTTCTATTACCCGAACCTGAACAATGACATGTGGCGGATTTTCGGTGTTTTATTCTTCAATGATAAGGAGCACTTTCTAAATTCGACACGAAAAGCGTTCGTTCGCGAACGGATTATAGACTTTTTGAACGAAAAAGGGATTGCACTGTTCGATACGGCTTCTTCTATTCGCAGATTGCAGGATAATGCTTCGGACAAGTTTCTGGAAGTGGTGGAAGCCACTGACGTGGCAGCATTGCTTCGTCAGCTTCCCGAATGTAAGGCAATCGTCACCACGGGACAGAAAGCTACGGATACGCTCCGGCAGCAGTTTGACGTGGAAGAGCCGAGAGTAGGCGATTACGCGGAGTTCGTTTTTGAAGGACGGGCTATGAGGTTATACCGTATGCCTTCTTCCTCACGGGCATATCCGCTGGCATTGGATAAGAAAGCGGCGGCTTATCGGATTATGTATCAGGATTTGCAGATACTGGAATAA
- a CDS encoding SusC/RagA family TonB-linked outer membrane protein, which yields MNAWFNVISLRVRVVVSCCLISLFFFLSEKCYASEQQVLKQTVETPADKTTVRGRVVDTKGEPLIGATVREKGGANGTVTDIDGNFFLSVPDSAVLQISFIGYETTEVKVAGRTMLEIFLRESTIELDHVIVTALGLEKDESTLAYSAQKIKGEELSRVKEINMITALAGKAAGVQVNKNSSGMGGSAKISLRGIRSAFGDNQPLYVIDGVPMSNTSSEQSYSAIGGTANAGNRDGGDGISNLNPEDVESISILKGAPAAALYGSMAANGVILITTKKGNTTGQRSIHFSTGLTFDKAFSLPKMQNRYGVSDVTDSWGEKANLEKHDNLNDFFRTGLTSITSVSVSYGNENLQTYFSYANTTGKGIIDKNKLKKHNINLRETASMFDKRLKLDGNINVMKQTVENKPVSGGFYMNPLVGLYRFPRGENLSSYKDNFETYDADRKLGVQNWHTFTEDFEQNPYWIVNRILSKETRTRVILALSASFKVNDWLTIQARGNMDYWSDKLRQKFYASTAPALCGANGRYLEMDYQETQMYGDVMAMFKKTWGDFTLDAAIGGSINDRITNSTRYDSKNASLKFANVFNIANIVMNSSASIDQKIDMHRQLQSLFGTAQIGYKEKLFLDLTARNDWASTLSHTTHEKSGFAYPSVGLSMLLDKWVKMPEWISFAKLRGAYSKVGNDIPIHITNPSSHVNAGGEIQANDAAPFREMEPEMTHAIEFGTEWRFFQHRLGVNLTYYRTNTYNQFFKLPALAGDVYAYRYVNAGNIQNRGWEVTLNATPVLNSDFSWKTSLNFSSNKNKIVKLHDDLQEMMYGPTSFSSSYAMKLIKGGSIGDIYGKAFVRDGQGNIVYETEGDNKGLPSVEGDGNTIKVGNANPVFMMGWNHTFTYKGFSLYFLLDWRYGGEVLSQTQAEMDLYGVSEVTADARDRGYVMLEGRKIDDVKGFYKMTGGRAGVTEYYMYDATNLRLREVSLSYNLPKQWMQKTKVLKDVQLSFVARNLCFLYKKAPFDPDLVLSTGNDNQGIEVFGMPTTRSLGFSVKCEF from the coding sequence ATGAATGCATGGTTTAACGTAATATCATTGAGAGTAAGAGTAGTTGTTAGTTGCTGTTTAATAAGCCTGTTCTTTTTCCTGAGTGAAAAATGTTATGCTTCAGAGCAACAAGTGTTAAAACAAACAGTAGAAACCCCTGCTGATAAAACGACAGTAAGGGGGCGTGTTGTCGATACCAAAGGTGAACCGCTTATCGGTGCAACTGTACGTGAGAAAGGCGGAGCCAACGGAACCGTGACCGATATTGACGGAAATTTCTTCTTGTCCGTGCCGGATAGCGCTGTTTTACAAATATCTTTTATTGGCTATGAGACAACCGAAGTCAAGGTGGCAGGCAGAACCATGCTCGAAATCTTCCTTCGGGAAAGCACCATCGAACTTGACCATGTTATTGTGACCGCCCTGGGGCTTGAAAAGGATGAGTCTACACTGGCTTATTCCGCACAGAAAATAAAAGGAGAAGAACTCAGCCGCGTAAAAGAAATTAATATGATTACCGCCCTTGCCGGAAAAGCTGCCGGGGTGCAAGTCAATAAAAACTCATCCGGTATGGGTGGTTCTGCTAAGATCAGTCTTCGTGGTATCCGTTCGGCTTTCGGAGATAACCAACCACTGTATGTAATAGACGGAGTACCGATGTCCAATACTTCTTCGGAACAATCTTATTCAGCTATCGGCGGAACAGCTAATGCCGGAAACAGGGATGGGGGAGACGGTATCTCGAATCTGAATCCGGAAGATGTGGAAAGTATCAGTATCCTGAAAGGCGCGCCAGCCGCTGCTCTCTACGGAAGCATGGCAGCCAACGGGGTGATTCTTATCACTACTAAAAAAGGAAATACTACCGGGCAAAGGAGCATCCATTTCTCCACGGGATTAACCTTTGATAAAGCGTTCAGCCTGCCTAAGATGCAGAACCGTTATGGGGTGAGCGACGTGACGGACAGTTGGGGCGAAAAGGCGAACCTGGAAAAGCATGATAACCTGAACGATTTCTTCCGTACGGGACTGACGTCCATCACTTCCGTATCCGTCAGCTATGGAAATGAAAACCTGCAGACTTACTTCTCTTACGCCAATACGACCGGAAAGGGGATTATCGACAAGAATAAACTGAAGAAGCACAATATCAATTTGCGGGAAACGGCTTCCATGTTCGACAAGCGCTTGAAACTGGACGGTAATATCAATGTGATGAAGCAGACGGTGGAGAATAAACCCGTCTCAGGCGGTTTTTATATGAACCCGCTGGTAGGGCTTTATCGTTTTCCCCGCGGCGAAAACTTGTCATCTTATAAGGATAACTTTGAAACCTATGACGCCGACCGGAAACTGGGGGTGCAAAACTGGCATACATTTACCGAAGACTTCGAACAGAACCCTTATTGGATTGTGAACCGCATACTGAGCAAGGAAACACGGACACGCGTCATCCTTGCACTCTCGGCCAGTTTCAAGGTGAATGACTGGCTGACGATTCAGGCTCGCGGCAATATGGACTACTGGAGCGACAAGCTACGCCAGAAATTCTATGCTTCCACCGCTCCCGCTTTATGTGGGGCGAACGGGCGATATCTTGAGATGGACTATCAGGAGACGCAAATGTATGGTGACGTCATGGCCATGTTCAAGAAAACCTGGGGCGACTTTACACTGGATGCGGCTATCGGTGGCAGTATAAACGACAGAATCACAAACTCTACCCGCTACGACTCGAAGAATGCATCTTTGAAGTTTGCCAATGTGTTTAATATCGCCAATATCGTAATGAACAGTTCCGCCAGTATCGACCAGAAAATAGATATGCACCGTCAGTTGCAATCGCTCTTTGGTACGGCGCAGATTGGCTATAAGGAGAAACTGTTCCTCGATTTGACGGCCCGTAATGACTGGGCATCCACTCTCTCGCATACGACGCATGAGAAATCCGGATTTGCTTATCCTTCCGTCGGTCTTTCCATGTTGCTTGACAAATGGGTGAAGATGCCCGAATGGATTTCTTTCGCGAAGCTGCGCGGTGCTTACAGTAAAGTAGGCAACGATATTCCGATACATATCACCAATCCCTCTTCGCACGTCAATGCCGGTGGAGAGATACAGGCGAATGATGCCGCTCCTTTTAGGGAAATGGAACCGGAAATGACGCATGCCATAGAATTCGGAACGGAATGGAGATTCTTTCAGCACCGCTTGGGAGTTAACCTGACTTATTATCGCACCAATACCTATAACCAGTTCTTCAAACTCCCTGCACTGGCGGGAGACGTGTACGCGTACCGGTATGTGAATGCCGGAAATATCCAGAACCGGGGATGGGAAGTGACACTGAACGCGACTCCGGTATTGAACTCTGACTTTAGTTGGAAAACTTCTCTGAACTTCTCTTCCAACAAGAATAAGATTGTGAAATTGCATGATGACTTGCAGGAGATGATGTATGGACCTACCAGTTTTTCTTCCAGCTATGCGATGAAACTTATTAAAGGCGGTTCTATCGGCGATATTTACGGAAAGGCTTTTGTACGTGACGGCCAGGGAAATATTGTCTACGAAACAGAAGGCGACAATAAAGGACTTCCGTCAGTGGAAGGAGACGGCAATACGATAAAAGTGGGAAATGCGAACCCTGTCTTTATGATGGGCTGGAACCATACATTCACTTACAAGGGGTTCAGCCTTTACTTTCTGCTCGACTGGCGTTATGGCGGCGAAGTACTCTCGCAGACACAGGCGGAAATGGACCTTTACGGAGTCTCGGAAGTAACGGCCGATGCGCGGGATAGGGGATATGTCATGCTTGAGGGGCGGAAGATAGACGACGTAAAGGGATTCTATAAGATGACGGGCGGACGCGCCGGAGTGACGGAATACTATATGTACGACGCCACCAACCTGCGGTTGCGTGAAGTGTCATTGAGCTACAATCTCCCTAAGCAATGGATGCAGAAGACAAAAGTCCTGAAAGACGTACAGCTTTCGTTTGTAGCCCGCAATCTTTGTTTCTTGTATAAGAAAGCTCCTTTTGACCCGGATTTAGTGCTTTCTACGGGGAATGACAATCAAGGTATCGAAGTATTCGGAATGCCCACTACCCGGAGTTTGGGCTTCTCGGTGAAATGTGAATTTTAA
- a CDS encoding SusD/RagB family nutrient-binding outer membrane lipoprotein, translating to MKKKYIHLYLTGLLLLSVACTGNFRDYNTDLSGITDDDLIIDDNGYGIRLGIIQQGLYFNYDYGKGKNWPFQLTQNLNADMFSGYMHDAKPLLGGSHNSDYNMQDGWNSAMWTHMYSYVFPQIYQSENATRNTQPALFGVTKILKVEAMHRVTDYYGPIIYKNFANAANHYRPDTQKDVYYEFFNELDSAVVALGGYIEEKPDANEFARFDILLDGNYSSWMKFANSLRLRLAMRLASVAPDKARAEVEKIKKNGYGVLETVTENVAVSTQSGYTNPLGELNLVWNETYMSAPMESILTGYDDPRVEAYFKSCTDVKFKNEYRGIRQGTCFAHNHYAGLSKLSVTQSTDAPLMTASEIWFLRAEAALRGWTDEDEETCYRNGVMTSFRQWGVDGVEKYLQSELTATDFIDTYDEENNIEARCKVSPKWNQQDDKETKLEKIITQKWIAMFPEGCEAWAEQRRTGYPRLFPVRFNHSKNGCIDTEIMVRRLNFPGTLQTEDPEQYLALVEALNGEDHGGTRLWWDTGNNNLE from the coding sequence ATGAAGAAGAAATATATACATCTATACCTGACAGGCTTATTGCTGCTTTCCGTTGCATGTACCGGAAACTTCCGTGACTATAATACCGATTTGTCCGGCATTACGGATGATGACCTGATTATTGATGACAACGGTTACGGAATCCGCCTGGGAATTATCCAGCAGGGTCTTTATTTTAACTACGATTATGGGAAAGGCAAGAACTGGCCTTTCCAGTTGACGCAGAACCTGAATGCGGATATGTTCAGCGGATATATGCATGACGCCAAGCCGTTGCTCGGCGGTTCGCACAACTCCGACTATAATATGCAGGACGGCTGGAACAGTGCGATGTGGACACATATGTATTCGTATGTTTTTCCACAAATATACCAGTCGGAGAATGCCACACGAAACACTCAACCTGCCTTGTTCGGCGTTACGAAAATACTAAAGGTGGAAGCAATGCATCGGGTGACGGATTATTACGGTCCTATCATCTACAAGAATTTTGCGAACGCGGCAAACCATTACCGCCCCGACACCCAGAAAGATGTTTATTATGAATTCTTCAATGAACTCGACTCGGCTGTTGTTGCCCTTGGCGGCTACATAGAAGAAAAGCCGGATGCCAATGAATTTGCCCGTTTCGATATCCTGTTGGACGGCAACTATTCTTCCTGGATGAAATTTGCCAATTCCCTGCGTCTGCGTCTTGCCATGCGTCTTGCATCTGTTGCTCCTGATAAGGCGCGGGCTGAGGTAGAAAAAATAAAGAAAAACGGTTACGGTGTTCTTGAGACGGTTACGGAGAATGTGGCGGTTTCTACCCAATCGGGATATACCAACCCATTGGGTGAACTCAATCTTGTATGGAATGAAACCTATATGAGTGCCCCGATGGAGTCTATTCTGACGGGCTACGATGACCCTCGTGTGGAAGCCTACTTCAAATCTTGTACGGACGTTAAATTTAAAAATGAATATCGTGGAATCCGTCAGGGAACCTGCTTTGCCCACAACCATTATGCCGGACTGTCGAAACTCTCTGTCACCCAATCTACCGATGCCCCTCTGATGACCGCATCGGAAATTTGGTTCCTGCGTGCCGAAGCCGCTTTGCGTGGATGGACGGACGAAGATGAAGAGACTTGCTATCGGAACGGAGTGATGACCTCTTTCCGGCAGTGGGGAGTCGATGGTGTAGAAAAGTATCTGCAAAGTGAGTTGACTGCCACTGACTTTATAGACACCTACGACGAAGAAAACAACATCGAAGCCCGCTGTAAAGTCTCACCCAAATGGAATCAGCAGGACGATAAAGAAACGAAACTCGAAAAGATAATCACTCAAAAATGGATTGCCATGTTTCCCGAAGGCTGTGAAGCCTGGGCTGAACAAAGGCGGACGGGTTATCCCCGCCTGTTTCCCGTGCGCTTCAATCACAGCAAAAACGGATGCATAGATACGGAAATCATGGTACGTCGTCTCAACTTCCCCGGTACTCTGCAAACGGAAGACCCGGAGCAATATCTTGCTCTCGTCGAAGCTCTGAACGGAGAAGACCATGGCGGCACACGTCTTTGGTGGGATACAGGAAATAATAACCTGGAATAA
- a CDS encoding nucleoside-specific channel-forming Tsx family protein, translating into MKQIISAFFLCMLLSAVPELRAQNIQLHYDFGRSLYDKDLKDRPLLTSTVEKFHPDTFGSTYFFVDMDYTSNGVASAYWEIARELKFWKGPFSAHLEYNGGLAKEFSYNNAYLAGATYTFNNTSFTKGFSLTAMYKYIQKHKSPNNFQLTGTWYIHFCNNLLTFSGFADWWREETAYGKTIFLTEPQFWVNLNRIKGVNKNFNLSVGSELELSNNFGNRDGFYAIPTLALKWTLN; encoded by the coding sequence ATGAAACAGATTATTTCTGCTTTTTTCCTTTGTATGCTGCTTTCTGCTGTACCGGAATTGCGGGCGCAAAACATCCAGTTACATTACGATTTCGGACGTTCCCTGTACGATAAAGACCTGAAAGACCGTCCCTTACTGACCTCTACCGTAGAGAAATTCCATCCCGACACTTTTGGAAGTACCTATTTCTTCGTCGATATGGACTATACTTCCAACGGAGTAGCTTCCGCTTATTGGGAAATAGCCCGTGAATTGAAATTTTGGAAAGGTCCTTTCTCCGCCCATCTTGAATATAACGGTGGCCTGGCCAAAGAATTTTCCTACAACAACGCCTACCTGGCCGGAGCTACCTACACCTTCAACAACACTTCTTTCACCAAAGGCTTCAGCCTGACCGCCATGTACAAGTACATCCAAAAACATAAATCGCCCAACAACTTCCAGTTGACAGGCACCTGGTACATACACTTCTGTAACAACCTATTGACATTCTCCGGCTTTGCCGACTGGTGGCGCGAAGAAACCGCCTATGGAAAAACAATCTTCCTCACCGAACCGCAGTTTTGGGTAAACCTGAACCGTATCAAGGGGGTAAATAAAAACTTCAACCTCAGCGTAGGCTCTGAATTAGAACTAAGTAATAACTTCGGTAATCGTGACGGCTTCTACGCAATCCCGACACTGGCTCTGAAATGGACATTGAATTAA
- a CDS encoding nucleobase:cation symporter-2 family protein — MKTDLIYGVEDRPPFKDALFAALQHLLAIFVAIITPPLIIASALKLDVEKTSFLVSMSLFASGVSTFIQCRRIGSIGAGLLCIQGTSFSFIGPIIATGLVGGLPLIFGCCMAAAPIEMIVSRTFKYLRNIITPLVSGIVVLLIGLSLIKVGIVSCGGGYSAMDNGTFATWENLSIAALVLLSVLFFNRCRNKYLRMSSIVLGLCLGYGLAFALGKVDMSALNIEMLMSFNIPQPFKYGIAFNVSSFIAIGLVYLITAIEATGDVTANSMISGLPIEGDAYLKRVSGGVMADGFNSFLAGVFNSFPNSIFAQNNGIIQLTGVASRYVGYYIAAMLILLGLFPIVGAVFSLMPDPVLGGATLLMFGTVAAAGIRIISSQEIGRKETLVLAVSLSLGLGVELMPDVLQQAPEAIRSIFSSGITTGGLTAIIANIVIRVKEEKD; from the coding sequence ATGAAAACTGATTTAATCTACGGTGTAGAAGACCGTCCCCCTTTTAAAGATGCCTTGTTTGCAGCCTTGCAGCATCTGTTGGCTATTTTCGTAGCAATTATTACCCCACCGCTTATCATCGCGAGTGCCTTGAAACTGGACGTGGAAAAAACGAGCTTCCTGGTTTCCATGTCCCTTTTTGCTTCAGGAGTATCCACCTTCATCCAATGCCGTCGCATTGGTTCGATAGGAGCGGGACTGCTCTGTATCCAGGGAACCAGCTTCTCCTTTATCGGCCCTATCATCGCGACCGGATTGGTCGGCGGTTTGCCGTTGATATTTGGTTGCTGTATGGCTGCTGCTCCGATTGAAATGATTGTCAGCCGCACATTCAAATACCTGCGTAATATCATTACTCCGCTAGTATCCGGCATCGTCGTCCTGCTCATCGGATTAAGCTTGATAAAAGTCGGCATCGTCTCTTGTGGCGGCGGATATTCTGCCATGGATAACGGCACGTTCGCCACTTGGGAAAATCTTTCTATCGCGGCGTTGGTATTATTAAGTGTATTGTTTTTCAATCGTTGCCGGAACAAATACCTGCGTATGAGTTCTATTGTACTTGGGCTTTGTCTGGGATATGGATTAGCTTTCGCCTTGGGAAAAGTGGATATGAGTGCATTGAATATTGAAATGCTGATGAGCTTCAACATCCCGCAACCCTTCAAATACGGCATTGCTTTCAATGTCTCTTCCTTCATAGCTATCGGTCTGGTCTACCTGATAACAGCCATTGAAGCCACCGGAGACGTGACCGCCAACTCCATGATTTCCGGTCTTCCGATAGAAGGCGATGCCTATCTGAAACGAGTTTCCGGCGGAGTAATGGCAGACGGATTCAACTCTTTCCTGGCCGGAGTGTTCAACTCCTTCCCGAACTCCATCTTTGCCCAAAACAACGGTATTATCCAACTCACCGGAGTAGCCAGCCGCTACGTCGGTTACTACATCGCCGCCATGTTGATACTTTTAGGATTATTCCCCATCGTAGGAGCCGTATTCTCTCTGATGCCCGACCCCGTATTGGGTGGCGCCACCCTGTTAATGTTCGGTACGGTAGCCGCCGCAGGTATCCGCATCATCTCCTCGCAGGAAATCGGTCGTAAGGAAACCTTGGTATTAGCAGTCAGTCTCTCTTTAGGCTTGGGTGTAGAATTAATGCCGGACGTATTACAACAAGCCCCCGAAGCGATTCGAAGCATATTCTCTTCGGGAATCACCACCGGCGGGCTAACTGCAATTATAGCAAATATAGTAATACGTGTAAAAGAAGAAAAAGATTAG